A stretch of Episyrphus balteatus chromosome 2, idEpiBalt1.1, whole genome shotgun sequence DNA encodes these proteins:
- the LOC129909006 gene encoding U6 snRNA-associated Sm-like protein LSm2, translated as MLFYSFFKSLVGKDVVVELKNDLSICGTLHSVDQYLNIKLTDISVTDPDKYPHMLSVKNCFIRGSVVRYVQLPGDEVDTQLLQDAARKEAVVSTR; from the exons atg CTATTCTACTCATTCTTCAAGTCATTGGTTGGAAAAGATGTAGTTGTAGAGCTTAAAAATGATCTCAG CATTTGTGGAACACTGCATTCCGTTGACCAGTATCTCAATATCAAGCTAACCGACATAAGTGTCACAGATCCCGACAAATATCCTCACATGTTGTCAGTGAAGAATTGCTTCATTCGAGGCTCTGTCGTTCGCTATGTCCAATTGCCTGGCGACGAAGTCGACACTCAATTGCTTCAGGATGCAGCTCGCAAAGAGGCTGTAGTTAGTACAAGATAA
- the LOC129909005 gene encoding mitochondrial inner membrane protease subunit 1 — MVQWVSKILGFTGKIIMYGCVTHCTFEYLGDFVVCNGPSMQPTLYSDDILLTERISPRLSNISKGDIIIAKCPTNSSVHICKRVIGKAGDKISVQLPANSGMLNDEGMKAIAIRENVYEDGKKGKPIVTYVPRGHVWLEGDNQSNSTDSRSYGPVPEGLIKSRVLCRLWPVNKITLLT; from the exons atggtACAATGGGTCTCGAAAATTCTAGGATTTACTGGCAAAATAATAATGTACGGTTGTGTAACTCATTGCACCTTCGAGTATTTGGGTGACTTTGTCGTT TGCAATGGTCCATCCATGCAACCAACTCTTTATTCAGATGACATCCTCCTTACCGAACGAATATCACCAAGACTatcaaatatttccaaaggtGACATTATTATCGCCAAATGTCCTACAAATTCCAGTGTTCACATCTGCAAACGGGTAATTGGCAAAGCTGGCGACAAAATCAGTGTCCAATTACCTGCCAATTCGGGAATGCTCAATGACGAAGGCATGAAAGCAATCGCCATTCGAGAGAATGTTTATGAAGATGGCAAAAAAGGGAAACCAATTGTAACTTATGTGCCGAGGGGACATGTTTGGTTGGAAGGAGACAATCAATCAAATAGCACCGATTCAAGATCATACGGACCGGTGCCGGAGGGTCTAATTAAGAGCAGAGTTTTGTGTAGGCTTTGGCCAGTTAATAAAATTACATTGCTTACATAA